One window of Streptomyces sp. NBC_00273 genomic DNA carries:
- a CDS encoding Leu/Phe/Val dehydrogenase: MTEMTDGVLHTLFRTEQGGHEQVVLCQDRATGLKAVIAIHSTALGPALGGTRFHAYASDEEAVLDALNLSRGMSYKNALAGLDLGGGKAVIIGDPDVIKSEELLQAYGRFVESLGGRYVTACDVGTYVADMDVVARETRWATGRSPENGGAGDSSVLTAFGVFQGMRASAQHLWGDPTLRGRKVGVAGVGKVGHYLVEHLLEDGAEVVITDVREESVRRILDKHPGKVTAVADTDALIRTEGLDIYAPCALGGALNDDTVPALTATIVCGAANNQLAHPGIEKDLSDRGILYAPDYVVNAGGVIQVADELRGFDFDRCKAKATKIFDTTLEIFARAKADGIPPAAAADRIAEQRMADGRAARAV; encoded by the coding sequence GTGACCGAAATGACCGACGGCGTCCTGCACACCCTGTTCCGTACGGAGCAGGGCGGCCACGAGCAAGTCGTGCTGTGCCAGGACCGCGCCACCGGCCTGAAGGCCGTCATCGCCATCCACTCCACCGCCCTGGGCCCCGCCCTCGGCGGTACGCGCTTCCACGCGTACGCCTCCGACGAGGAGGCCGTCCTCGACGCGCTGAACCTCTCGCGCGGCATGTCGTACAAGAACGCCCTCGCCGGTCTCGACCTCGGCGGCGGCAAGGCCGTGATCATCGGTGACCCGGACGTCATCAAGAGCGAGGAACTGCTCCAGGCCTACGGCCGGTTCGTGGAATCCCTCGGCGGCCGCTACGTGACCGCCTGCGACGTCGGCACCTACGTGGCCGACATGGACGTCGTGGCCCGCGAGACCCGCTGGGCGACCGGCCGCTCCCCCGAGAACGGCGGCGCGGGCGACTCCTCGGTCCTCACCGCCTTCGGCGTCTTCCAGGGCATGCGCGCCAGCGCCCAGCACCTGTGGGGCGACCCGACCCTGCGCGGCCGCAAGGTCGGCGTGGCCGGTGTCGGCAAGGTCGGCCACTACCTGGTCGAGCACCTGCTGGAGGACGGCGCCGAGGTCGTGATCACGGACGTACGGGAAGAGTCCGTCCGCCGGATCCTCGACAAGCACCCGGGCAAGGTCACCGCCGTCGCCGACACGGACGCGCTGATCCGCACCGAGGGCCTGGACATCTACGCCCCGTGCGCGCTCGGCGGCGCCCTGAACGACGACACCGTCCCGGCGCTCACCGCGACGATCGTCTGCGGCGCGGCGAACAACCAGCTCGCCCACCCGGGCATCGAGAAGGACCTCTCGGACCGCGGGATCCTCTACGCGCCCGACTACGTGGTCAACGCGGGCGGTGTCATCCAGGTCGCCGACGAGCTGCGCGGCTTCGACTTCGACCGCTGCAAGGCCAAGGCCACGAAGATCTTCGACACCACCCTGGAGATCTTTGCTCGCGCGAAGGCGGACGGCATTCCGCCGGCCGCTGCGGCCGACCGGATCGCCGAACAGCGGATGGCCGACGGCCGCGCCGCGCGCGCCGTCTAG
- the bldC gene encoding developmental transcriptional regulator BldC, which produces MTARTPDAEPLLTPAEVATMFRVDPKTVTRWAKAGKLTSIRTLGGHRRYREAEVRALLAGIPQQRSEA; this is translated from the coding sequence ATGACCGCTCGCACCCCTGATGCCGAGCCGCTGCTGACCCCGGCTGAGGTTGCCACGATGTTCCGCGTGGACCCGAAGACGGTCACCCGCTGGGCCAAGGCTGGCAAGCTCACGTCCATCCGCACCCTGGGTGGACACCGCCGGTACCGCGAGGCCGAGGTTCGCGCACTGCTCGCGGGAATTCCGCAGCAGCGCAGCGAGGCCTGA
- the hrpA gene encoding ATP-dependent RNA helicase HrpA has product MSTSFAALQTLLGEISLRDAHRLGRRLEGARRIRKPEAKQAVLDEIAAEATKAAERLAGRASRMPEVTYPENLPVSQKKDEIAEAIRDHQVVIVAGETGSGKTTQIPKICMELGRGVRGMIGHTQPRRIAARTVAERIAEELKSEIGQTVGWKVRFTDQVDQDATFVKLMTDGILLAEIQTDRELRAYDTIIIDEAHERSLNIDFLLGYLATLLPKRPDLKVVITSATIDPERFSRHFGEAPIVEVSGRTYPVEVRYRPLLEEDAEDGDDSDRDQITAICEAVDELQSEGPGDILVFLSGEREIRDTADALNKRNLRFTEVLPLYARLSHAEQHRVFQQHTGRRIVLATNVAETSLTVPGIKYVIDPGTARISRYSHRTKVQRLPIERISQASANQRKGRCGRTSDGICIRLYSEADFDARPEFTDAEILRTNLASVILQMTAAGLGEIEKFPFIDPPDHRNIRDGVQLLQELGALETGEKSSPEGKKGQRLTQMGRQLSQLPVDPRLARMVIEADKNNCVREVMVIAAALSIQDPRERPSDKQTQADQNHARFKDETSDFLSFLNMWRYVREQQKERGSSSFRRMCKQEYLNFLRIREWQDIYSQLRTVAKGMGIHVNEADAPEQVVHVSLLAGLLSHIGLKDTDKNEYLGARSAKFAIFPGSSLFKKQPKFVMSAELVETSRLWARVNAKVEPEWVEPLAQHLVKRTYSEPHWEKDQAAVMAYEKVTLYGVPIVAQRKINYGRIDAEVSRELFIRNALVEGDWRTHHKFYADNRKLLTEVEELENRARRRDIVVDDETLFDFYDQKIPAHVVSGAHFDSWWKHKKREEPELLDFEREMLLTEKAAGVTKADYPDSWRQGQLKFRVTYQFEPGADADGVTVHIPLQVLNQVTDEGFDWQIPGLREEVVTELIRSLPKPIRRHYVPAPNFAGRFLDTAVPLQEPLPVTLARELQRMVGVPVSAEDFDLTRIPDHLKITFRIIDERRKNLAEDKDLEALRLRLKPKARQALSKAAAATAERAGGESVERTGLTDWTIGTLTKVFETRRAGQPVKAYPALVDEGSTVSVRLFDTEAEQQQAMWLGTRRLILLNIPVNPAKFASDHLTNQQKLALSRNPHGSIQALFDDCATAATDKLIADHGGPAWDEAGFRKLYEAVRADLVDTTVRTVSQVQQVLAAWQACERRLKATGSLALVANIQDVKTQLAALVPAGFVTLTGLRRLADLMRYLVAVDRRLQQMPTGVQRDTTRMEKVHEMQDEYAWLLEQLPKGRPVPSAVTDIRWMIEELRVSYFAHALGTAYPISDKRIVKAVDAAAP; this is encoded by the coding sequence ATGTCTACTTCCTTCGCCGCCCTGCAGACGCTTCTCGGTGAGATCTCCCTCCGTGACGCGCACCGCCTCGGCCGCCGCCTCGAAGGCGCCCGCCGTATCCGCAAGCCCGAGGCCAAGCAGGCCGTGCTCGACGAGATCGCCGCGGAGGCCACCAAGGCCGCCGAGCGACTGGCCGGCCGTGCCTCGCGGATGCCGGAGGTCACGTATCCCGAGAACCTGCCCGTCAGCCAGAAGAAGGACGAGATCGCCGAGGCGATACGCGACCACCAGGTCGTGATCGTCGCGGGCGAGACCGGGTCCGGCAAGACCACGCAGATCCCCAAGATCTGCATGGAGCTGGGCCGCGGCGTCCGGGGCATGATCGGGCACACCCAACCCCGCCGGATCGCCGCCCGCACGGTCGCGGAGCGGATCGCCGAGGAGCTGAAGTCCGAGATCGGTCAGACCGTCGGCTGGAAGGTCCGCTTCACCGACCAGGTGGACCAGGACGCGACCTTCGTGAAGCTGATGACGGACGGCATCCTGCTCGCCGAGATCCAGACGGACCGCGAGCTGCGCGCCTACGACACGATCATCATCGACGAGGCCCACGAGCGGTCGCTGAACATCGACTTCCTGCTGGGCTACCTGGCCACGCTGCTGCCGAAGCGTCCCGACCTCAAGGTCGTCATCACCTCGGCGACCATCGACCCCGAGCGCTTCTCCCGGCACTTCGGCGAGGCGCCGATCGTCGAGGTCAGCGGGCGCACGTATCCGGTGGAGGTGCGCTACCGGCCGCTCCTGGAGGAGGACGCCGAGGACGGCGACGACTCCGACCGGGACCAGATCACCGCGATCTGCGAGGCCGTGGACGAGCTCCAGTCCGAGGGGCCGGGCGACATCCTGGTCTTCCTCTCCGGCGAGCGCGAGATCCGCGACACGGCGGACGCCCTCAACAAGCGGAATCTACGATTCACCGAGGTCCTCCCCCTCTACGCACGCCTCTCGCACGCCGAGCAGCACCGCGTGTTCCAGCAGCACACCGGCCGCCGGATCGTCCTCGCCACCAACGTCGCCGAGACCTCCCTCACCGTGCCCGGCATCAAGTACGTGATCGACCCGGGCACCGCCCGGATCTCCCGCTACAGCCACCGCACCAAGGTCCAGCGCCTGCCGATCGAGCGGATCTCGCAGGCCAGCGCCAACCAGCGCAAGGGCCGCTGCGGCCGTACCAGCGACGGCATCTGCATCCGGCTGTACTCCGAGGCCGACTTCGACGCCCGCCCCGAGTTCACCGACGCCGAGATCCTGCGGACGAACCTGGCCTCCGTCATCCTCCAGATGACCGCGGCCGGCCTCGGCGAGATCGAGAAGTTCCCCTTCATCGACCCGCCGGACCACCGCAACATCCGCGACGGCGTGCAGCTCCTCCAGGAGCTCGGCGCGCTGGAGACGGGCGAGAAGTCCTCCCCGGAGGGGAAGAAGGGGCAGCGCCTGACGCAGATGGGCCGCCAGCTCTCCCAGCTCCCGGTGGACCCGCGGCTGGCCCGCATGGTCATCGAGGCCGACAAGAACAACTGCGTCCGCGAGGTCATGGTCATCGCGGCGGCCCTGTCCATCCAGGACCCGCGCGAGCGGCCCTCGGACAAGCAGACCCAGGCCGACCAGAACCACGCCCGCTTCAAGGACGAGACCAGCGACTTCCTCTCGTTCCTGAACATGTGGCGCTACGTCCGCGAGCAGCAGAAGGAGCGCGGCTCCTCGTCCTTCCGCCGGATGTGCAAGCAGGAGTACCTGAACTTCCTGCGGATCCGCGAGTGGCAGGACATCTACTCCCAGCTGCGCACGGTCGCCAAGGGCATGGGCATCCACGTCAACGAGGCCGACGCCCCGGAGCAGGTCGTCCACGTCTCGCTGCTGGCCGGTCTGCTCTCGCACATCGGGCTCAAGGACACCGACAAGAACGAGTACCTCGGTGCCCGCAGCGCCAAGTTCGCGATCTTCCCGGGATCCTCGCTCTTCAAGAAGCAACCGAAGTTCGTGATGTCGGCCGAGCTGGTGGAGACCTCGCGGCTGTGGGCCCGGGTGAACGCCAAGGTGGAGCCCGAGTGGGTGGAGCCGCTGGCGCAGCACCTGGTCAAGCGCACGTACAGCGAGCCGCACTGGGAGAAGGACCAGGCGGCCGTGATGGCGTACGAGAAGGTCACGCTGTACGGCGTACCGATCGTGGCTCAGCGGAAGATCAACTACGGCCGGATCGACGCCGAGGTCTCGCGCGAGCTGTTCATCCGCAACGCGCTGGTCGAGGGCGACTGGCGCACCCACCACAAGTTCTACGCCGACAACCGCAAGCTCCTCACCGAGGTGGAGGAGCTGGAGAACCGGGCCCGGCGCCGCGACATCGTGGTGGACGACGAGACGCTCTTCGACTTCTACGACCAGAAGATCCCCGCCCACGTGGTGTCGGGGGCGCACTTCGACTCCTGGTGGAAGCACAAGAAGCGCGAGGAGCCCGAACTCCTCGACTTCGAGCGCGAGATGTTGCTGACCGAGAAGGCGGCCGGGGTCACCAAGGCCGACTACCCGGACTCCTGGCGTCAGGGGCAGCTGAAGTTCCGGGTGACCTACCAGTTCGAGCCGGGCGCGGACGCCGACGGCGTGACCGTCCACATCCCGCTCCAGGTACTGAACCAGGTCACCGACGAGGGTTTCGACTGGCAGATCCCGGGCCTGCGCGAGGAGGTCGTCACCGAGCTGATCCGCTCGCTGCCGAAGCCGATCCGCCGGCACTACGTGCCCGCGCCGAACTTCGCCGGCCGCTTCCTGGACACGGCGGTGCCCCTGCAGGAGCCGCTGCCGGTCACGCTGGCGCGCGAGCTCCAGCGGATGGTGGGGGTCCCGGTCTCGGCCGAGGACTTCGACCTCACCCGCATCCCGGACCATCTGAAGATCACCTTCCGGATCATCGACGAGCGCCGCAAGAACCTCGCCGAGGACAAGGACCTGGAGGCCCTGCGCCTGAGGCTGAAGCCGAAGGCCCGCCAGGCCCTCTCCAAGGCCGCCGCGGCCACCGCCGAGCGGGCGGGCGGGGAATCGGTGGAGCGGACCGGGCTGACCGACTGGACGATCGGCACGCTGACCAAGGTCTTCGAGACCCGGCGTGCGGGCCAGCCGGTGAAGGCGTACCCGGCGCTGGTGGACGAGGGCTCGACCGTCTCCGTACGGCTCTTCGACACCGAGGCCGAGCAGCAGCAGGCCATGTGGCTGGGCACCCGGCGGCTCATCCTGCTGAACATCCCGGTGAACCCGGCGAAGTTCGCCTCGGACCACCTGACCAACCAGCAGAAGCTGGCCCTGTCCAGGAACCCGCACGGTTCCATCCAGGCGCTCTTCGACGACTGCGCGACCGCGGCGACCGACAAGCTGATCGCCGACCACGGCGGCCCCGCGTGGGACGAGGCGGGCTTCCGGAAGCTCTACGAGGCCGTCCGCGCCGACCTGGTGGACACGACCGTGCGCACGGTGAGCCAGGTGCAGCAGGTGCTGGCCGCCTGGCAGGCCTGTGAGCGCCGTCTGAAGGCCACGGGCAGCCTGGCGCTGGTCGCGAACATCCAGGACGTCAAGACGCAGCTGGCGGCCCTCGTGCCGGCCGGCTTCGTGACGCTCACGGGGCTGCGCCGACTGGCGGACCTGATGCGCTACCTGGTGGCGGTGGACCGGCGGCTCCAGCAGATGCCCACGGGCGTCCAGCGCGACACGACGCGCATGGAGAAGGTCCACGAGATGCAGGACGAGTACGCCTGGCTGCTGGAGCAGTTGCCGAAGGGGCGGCCGGTCCCGTCCGCGGTCACCGACATCCGCTGGATGATCGAGGAACTGCGCGTCAGTTACTTCGCGCACGCGCTCGGGACGGCGTACCCGATCTCCGACAAGCGGATCGTGAAGGCGGTGGACGCGGCGGCTCCGTGA
- a CDS encoding DsbA family protein, which yields MPSSKKPSTKKSSAKPLLISAGVALAAITLGLVSWQATAPAETGSAGSGSGAGAAPRTDPAAELKALARRESGDKLAVGRADAPVVLIEYSDFKCGYCGKFARDTEPELVKKYVEDGTLRIEWRNFPIFGAESEAAAKAAWAAGQQDRFDAFHAAAYAGGSKEKGFAEPRLVELAREAGVPDLERFKADMAGERAAAALKKDQEEGYRIGVTSTPSFLLNGKPIAGAQPLDAFTSAIARAKAEAAKQ from the coding sequence ATGCCCTCTTCCAAGAAGCCCTCCACCAAGAAGTCCTCCGCGAAGCCCCTCCTGATCTCCGCCGGGGTGGCCCTCGCCGCGATCACCCTCGGCCTCGTCTCCTGGCAGGCCACCGCTCCCGCCGAGACCGGTTCGGCCGGTTCCGGTTCCGGCGCCGGCGCCGCGCCGCGGACCGACCCCGCCGCCGAGCTCAAGGCCCTGGCCCGGCGCGAGTCCGGCGACAAGCTCGCCGTCGGCCGCGCCGACGCGCCCGTCGTGCTCATCGAGTACTCCGACTTCAAGTGCGGCTACTGCGGCAAGTTCGCCCGGGACACCGAGCCCGAGCTGGTGAAGAAGTACGTCGAGGACGGCACCCTGCGCATCGAGTGGCGCAACTTCCCGATCTTCGGCGCCGAGTCCGAGGCCGCCGCCAAGGCCGCCTGGGCGGCCGGCCAGCAGGACCGCTTCGACGCCTTCCACGCCGCCGCCTACGCCGGTGGCTCGAAGGAGAAGGGCTTCGCCGAGCCCCGGCTCGTGGAGCTGGCCCGGGAGGCCGGGGTGCCCGATCTGGAGCGCTTCAAGGCGGACATGGCCGGTGAGCGGGCCGCGGCGGCCCTGAAGAAGGACCAGGAGGAGGGCTACCGCATCGGCGTCACCTCCACCCCGTCCTTTCTGCTGAACGGCAAGCCCATCGCCGGTGCCCAGCCGCTCGACGCCTTCACGTCGGCCATCGCCAGGGCGAAGGCCGAGGCGGCGAAGCAGTGA
- a CDS encoding cytochrome c biogenesis CcdA family protein — protein MTDIGYLAALLGGLLALLSPCSALLLPAFFAYSIDSTSRLLARTGIFYAGLASTLVPLGAAGSYAGRFFHSNRDQLVLAGGWLIIALGLAQILGLGFAPKRISELSGRIRPTTALSVYALGAVYGLAGFCAGPILGSVLTVAAVSGSPVYGGLLLAVYALGMAVPLFVLALLWERFDLGRRRWLRGRALRVGRFELHTTSLLSGLFFITLGVLFLVYDGASALPGLLDVDDSFAVEQRVSSLADAVPDGALLALVAAGAAAVGVVQWRRRERAAAAETEGE, from the coding sequence GTGACCGACATCGGATACCTGGCCGCCCTGTTGGGCGGCCTCCTCGCGCTGCTCAGCCCCTGCAGCGCCCTACTGCTGCCGGCCTTCTTCGCGTACTCCATCGACTCCACCTCGCGGCTCCTGGCGCGTACCGGGATCTTCTACGCGGGCCTCGCGAGCACCCTGGTACCGCTGGGGGCGGCCGGCTCGTACGCCGGGCGGTTCTTCCACAGCAACCGCGACCAGCTCGTGCTGGCGGGCGGCTGGCTGATCATCGCGCTCGGCCTCGCGCAGATCCTGGGCCTCGGCTTCGCCCCGAAACGGATCTCGGAGCTGTCGGGCCGGATCCGGCCGACCACCGCCCTGTCGGTGTACGCGCTCGGCGCGGTCTACGGGCTGGCCGGTTTCTGCGCCGGCCCGATCCTCGGCAGCGTCCTGACGGTCGCGGCGGTCAGCGGCAGCCCCGTCTACGGCGGCCTGCTGCTCGCGGTCTACGCCCTGGGGATGGCCGTACCGCTGTTCGTACTGGCTCTGCTGTGGGAGCGGTTCGACCTGGGCAGGCGGCGCTGGCTGCGCGGGCGGGCCCTGCGCGTCGGCCGCTTCGAGCTGCACACCACCTCGCTGCTGTCCGGGCTGTTCTTCATCACCCTGGGCGTGCTGTTCCTCGTCTACGACGGGGCGAGCGCGCTGCCGGGGCTGCTGGACGTGGACGACTCGTTCGCCGTGGAGCAGCGGGTCAGCTCGCTTGCGGACGCGGTGCCGGACGGGGCGCTGCTCGCCCTGGTCGCCGCCGGGGCGGCGGCCGTCGGCGTGGTGCAGTGGCGCCGCAGGGAGCGTGCGGCGGCGGCCGAGACCGAAGGGGAGTAA
- a CDS encoding metallopeptidase family protein yields MLEMTREEFEELVAEALDRIPPELTRLMDNVAVFVEDEPPADDPELLGLYEGTPLTDRGEWYAGVLPDRITIYRNPTLRMCEDRESVVAETEVTVVHEIAHHFGIDDERLHALGYG; encoded by the coding sequence GTGCTGGAGATGACGCGCGAGGAGTTCGAAGAGCTCGTCGCAGAGGCCCTGGACCGGATCCCGCCGGAGCTGACGCGGCTGATGGACAACGTGGCGGTGTTCGTCGAGGACGAACCTCCCGCCGACGACCCCGAGCTGCTCGGTCTGTACGAGGGAACTCCGCTGACGGACCGCGGCGAGTGGTACGCCGGGGTGCTGCCGGACCGGATCACGATCTACCGCAATCCCACGTTGCGCATGTGCGAGGACCGGGAGAGCGTGGTCGCGGAGACGGAGGTCACCGTGGTGCACGAGATCGCCCACCACTTCGGGATCGACGACGAGCGGCTGCACGCGCTGGGGTACGGGTGA
- a CDS encoding FluC/FEX family fluoride channel encodes MTSPLPVPGDGAERAAQAAEAIDPDVDLHVPAQRAEPQGRVLAAVAAGGAIGGAARYGISLLWPAGPGAFPWATLWINASGSALIGVLMVLISEGGRTAPHPLLRPFVGVGVLGGFTTFSTYAVDFSRLLDEGETGTALTYGGLTVVAALGAVWAAAAATRLVVRGTGRGTGRGRVPR; translated from the coding sequence GTGACCTCCCCGCTCCCGGTTCCCGGCGACGGGGCGGAGCGGGCGGCGCAGGCGGCGGAGGCGATCGATCCGGACGTCGACCTGCACGTACCCGCGCAGCGCGCCGAGCCGCAGGGCCGGGTGCTCGCGGCGGTGGCGGCGGGCGGCGCGATCGGGGGTGCGGCGCGGTACGGGATCTCCCTGCTGTGGCCGGCCGGGCCCGGGGCCTTCCCGTGGGCGACCCTGTGGATCAACGCCTCCGGCAGCGCGCTGATCGGCGTGCTCATGGTGCTGATCAGCGAGGGCGGCCGGACGGCCCCGCATCCGTTGCTGCGGCCCTTCGTCGGGGTCGGCGTGCTCGGCGGCTTCACCACCTTCTCCACCTACGCGGTGGACTTCTCGAGGCTCCTGGACGAGGGCGAGACGGGGACCGCCCTGACCTACGGCGGGCTCACGGTGGTGGCGGCGCTCGGCGCCGTGTGGGCGGCGGCCGCGGCGACCCGACTCGTGGTCCGCGGGACCGGGCGCGGGACCGGACGCGGGCGAGTTCCGCGGTGA
- the crcB gene encoding fluoride efflux transporter CrcB has product MNWLLVVAGAAVGAPLRYLLDRAVQARHDSLFPWGTFVVNAVACLVLGALAGAALAGSASSRLQLLLGAGLCGALSTYSTFSYETLRLAERGRGFLAAANVGMSVLVGLGAVHLGSQVARQLFG; this is encoded by the coding sequence GTGAACTGGCTGCTCGTGGTGGCGGGTGCGGCCGTCGGCGCGCCGCTGCGCTACCTGCTGGACCGTGCGGTGCAGGCGCGGCACGACTCGCTCTTCCCCTGGGGCACCTTCGTGGTCAACGCGGTCGCCTGCCTGGTGCTCGGGGCGCTGGCCGGGGCGGCCCTGGCGGGGTCCGCTTCCTCGCGGCTGCAGTTGCTGCTCGGGGCCGGGCTGTGCGGGGCGCTCAGCACGTATTCGACGTTCTCGTACGAGACGCTGCGGCTGGCCGAGCGCGGCCGGGGGTTCCTGGCCGCGGCGAACGTGGGGATGTCGGTGCTGGTCGGGCTCGGTGCGGTGCACCTCGGGTCGCAGGTGGCGCGGCAGCTCTTCGGCTGA
- a CDS encoding DEAD/DEAH box helicase, translated as MSISSSDRSVMPENDSNEMIDAEALVVTEAIEAAEANEIIEALEADVNTDESYEDSTTDFDDDADADVDAEPSITFGDLGLPEGVVRKLAQNGVTSPFPIQAATIPDALAGKDILGRGRTGSGKTLSFGLPTLAQLAGGFTEKKKPRAIILTPTRELAMQVADALQPYGDVLGLKMKVVCGGTSMSNQIYALERGVDVLVATPGRLRDIINRGACSLENVQVAVLDEADQMADLGFLPEVTELLDQIPGGGQRMLFSATMENEIGTLVKRYLSNPVTHEVDSAQGNVTTMTHHVLVVKPKDKAPVTAAIAARKGRTIIFVRTQLGADRIAEQLVEAGVKADALHGGMTQGARTRVLADFKDGYVNALVATDVAARGIHVDGIDLVLNVDPAGDHKDYLHRSGRTARAGKSGVVVSLALPHQRRQIFRLMEDAGVDASRHIVQGAGAFEPEVAEITGARSLTEVQADSANNAAKQAEREVAELTKQLERLSRRAVELREEADRLVARSARERGEDPEAAVAEVAEAAEAEVAAAAAAAAAEIAAQERREEQRAQRDDRGNFERRDNRGGDRGGDRGGFRRDDRGDRGGRPSGGFNRDDRGGFRRDDRPSGGFRSGGDRPSGGGFRRDDRPSGGFNRDDRGGDRGGFRRDDRPSGGFRSGGDRPSGGGFRRDDRPSGGFNRDDRGGDRGGFRRDDRPSGGFNRDDRPSGGFNRDDRPSGGFRSGGDRPSGGGFRRDDRPSGGFRSGGGDRPYGRRDDHRPSGSGSGSTGGFGGRRDDKPRWKRNG; from the coding sequence ATGTCCATTTCCAGCTCTGACCGTTCCGTCATGCCCGAGAACGACTCCAACGAGATGATCGACGCCGAGGCCCTCGTGGTCACCGAGGCGATCGAGGCCGCTGAGGCCAACGAGATCATCGAGGCTCTTGAGGCCGACGTGAACACCGACGAGTCCTACGAGGACTCGACCACCGACTTCGACGACGACGCTGACGCTGACGTTGACGCCGAGCCCTCGATCACCTTCGGCGACCTCGGTCTCCCCGAGGGCGTCGTGCGCAAGCTCGCGCAGAACGGCGTCACCTCTCCCTTCCCGATCCAGGCCGCGACCATCCCGGACGCCCTGGCCGGCAAGGACATCCTCGGCCGTGGCCGCACCGGCTCCGGCAAGACCCTCTCCTTCGGTCTGCCGACCCTGGCGCAGCTCGCCGGCGGTTTCACCGAGAAGAAGAAGCCCCGCGCCATCATCCTCACGCCGACGCGTGAGCTCGCGATGCAGGTCGCGGACGCCCTCCAGCCGTACGGCGACGTGCTCGGCCTGAAGATGAAGGTCGTCTGCGGCGGTACCTCCATGAGCAACCAGATCTACGCCCTGGAGCGCGGTGTCGACGTCCTCGTCGCCACCCCGGGCCGTCTGCGCGACATCATCAACCGCGGTGCCTGCTCCCTGGAGAACGTCCAGGTCGCGGTCCTCGACGAGGCCGACCAGATGGCTGACCTGGGCTTCCTGCCCGAGGTCACCGAGCTGCTCGACCAGATCCCCGGCGGCGGCCAGCGCATGCTCTTCTCCGCCACCATGGAGAACGAGATCGGCACCCTGGTCAAGCGCTACCTGTCCAACCCCGTCACGCACGAGGTCGACAGCGCGCAGGGCAACGTCACGACCATGACGCACCACGTCCTCGTCGTGAAGCCGAAGGACAAGGCGCCGGTCACGGCCGCCATCGCCGCCCGCAAGGGCCGCACCATCATCTTCGTCCGCACCCAGCTGGGCGCCGACCGCATCGCCGAGCAGCTCGTCGAGGCCGGCGTGAAGGCCGACGCGCTGCACGGCGGCATGACGCAGGGTGCTCGTACCCGCGTCCTCGCCGACTTCAAGGACGGCTACGTCAACGCGCTCGTCGCCACCGACGTCGCCGCCCGCGGCATCCACGTCGACGGCATCGACCTGGTCCTGAACGTGGACCCGGCCGGCGACCACAAGGACTACCTGCACCGCTCGGGCCGTACCGCCCGCGCCGGCAAGTCCGGTGTCGTGGTCTCCCTCGCGCTGCCGCACCAGCGTCGCCAGATCTTCCGCCTGATGGAGGACGCGGGCGTCGACGCCTCGCGTCACATCGTCCAGGGCGCCGGCGCCTTCGAGCCGGAGGTCGCCGAGATCACCGGTGCCCGTTCGCTGACCGAGGTCCAGGCCGACTCCGCGAACAACGCCGCCAAGCAGGCCGAGCGCGAGGTCGCCGAGCTCACCAAGCAGCTCGAGCGCCTGTCGCGCCGTGCCGTGGAGCTGCGCGAGGAGGCCGACCGCCTCGTCGCCCGCTCCGCCCGCGAGCGCGGCGAGGACCCGGAGGCCGCTGTCGCCGAGGTGGCCGAGGCCGCCGAGGCCGAGGTCGCGGCTGCTGCCGCCGCCGCTGCCGCCGAGATCGCGGCGCAGGAGCGCCGTGAGGAGCAGCGCGCCCAGCGCGACGACCGTGGCAACTTCGAGCGTCGCGACAACCGTGGCGGCGACCGCGGTGGCGACCGTGGTGGCTTCCGCCGCGACGACCGCGGTGACCGCGGTGGCCGTCCGTCGGGTGGCTTCAACCGTGACGACCGTGGTGGCTTCCGCCGCGACGACCGTCCGTCGGGTGGCTTCCGCTCCGGTGGCGACCGTCCGTCCGGTGGTGGCTTCCGTCGTGACGACCGTCCGTCGGGTGGCTTCAACCGCGATGACCGTGGTGGCGACCGTGGTGGCTTCCGCCGCGACGACCGTCCGTCGGGTGGCTTCCGCTCCGGTGGCGACCGTCCGTCCGGTGGTGGCTTCCGTCGTGACGACCGTCCGTCGGGTGGCTTCAACCGCGATGACCGTGGTGGCGACCGTGGTGGCTTCCGCCGCGACGACCGTCCCTCCGGCGGCTTCAACCGTGACGACCGCCCCTCGGGCGGCTTCAACCGCGATGACCGTCCGTCGGGTGGCTTCCGCTCCGGTGGCGACCGTCCGTCCGGTGGTGGCTTCCGTCGTGACGACCGTCCGTCCGGCGGCTTCCGCTCCGGTGGCGGCGACCGCCCGTACGGCCGTCGTGACGACCACCGTCCGTCCGGTTCCGGTTCCGGTTCCACCGGCGGCTTCGGCGGCCGCCGTGACGACAAGCCGCGCTGGAAGCGCAACGGCTGA